A window of the Brassica napus cultivar Da-Ae chromosome C5, Da-Ae, whole genome shotgun sequence genome harbors these coding sequences:
- the LOC106436039 gene encoding non-specific lipid-transfer protein 2, translating to MVMIKATWVSIFAIVAVLLVILAPAAEAVTCSPMQLSPCAQAITSSSPPSALCCAKLKEQKPCLCGYMRNPSLRRFVSSPNARKVSNRCKLPIPRC from the coding sequence atggtgATGATCAAGGCCACATGGGTTTCCATCTTCGCCATCGTGGCGGTTCTCCTAGTGATTCTAGCCCCGGCGGCAGAAGCAGTGACGTGCTCGCCAATGCAGCTAAGCCCATGTGCGCAGGCGATAACGTCGTCTTCTCCACCGTCAGCGTTGTGCTGCGCGAAGCTGAAGGAGCAGAAGCCATGCCTATGTGGGTACATGAGAAACCCTAGCCTCCGTCGCTTTGTCAGCTCTCCCAACGCTCGTAAAGTCTCTAACCGCTGCAAGCTCCCCATCCCAAGGTGTTGA
- the LOC111206199 gene encoding glutathione S-transferase T3-like, whose protein sequence is MNSNSYIPVSNFVDLLNSQQETVFGFVQDSGEVSSSQIPLFSSQATEAETPGERKEMRSWTPVDDVALVSAWLKTSKDPVVGNEQRAVAFWKRVAAYFAVSSKVAGYELRESSHCKNRWQKINDQVNKFCGAYDSATREKSSGQNENS, encoded by the coding sequence ATGAATTCCAATTCATATATACCGGTCTCAAACTTTGTAGACCTTCTGAATAGTCAGCAAGAGACTGTCTTTGGCTTTGTTCAAGACAGTGGTGAAGTTTCTTCCTCCCAAATCCCTCTCTTTAGCAGTCAAGCAACGGAAGCAGAGACTCCTGGAGAGCGTAAGGAAATGAGGTCTTGGACGCCTGTAGATGATGTTGCTCTCGTTAGCGCTTGGCTTAAAACAAGCAAAGACCCGGTTGTAGGTAACGAGCAAAGAGCCGTTGCGTTCTGGAAAAGGGTTGCTGCATACTTTGCGGTTAGTTCCAAGGTTGCAGGTTATGAACTGAGAGAGTCATCGCATTGTAAGAACCGGTGGCAGAAGATCAATGACCAAGTGAACAAATTTTGTGGGGCTTATGACTCTGCAACAAGAGAGAAGAGTAGTGGCCAAAAtgagaattcgtga
- the LOC106436038 gene encoding AP-3 complex subunit delta has protein sequence MASSNSLMDSLFQRSLEDLIKGLRLGESTFISKSLEEIRREIKLTDLSTKSVALQKLSYLAALHGVDMTWAAFHAVEVVSSSRFAHKRIGYHAIAQSFSDQTPVLLLITNQLRKDLNSSNEYEVSLALECLARIGTDDLARDLTSEVFTLLGSSKALVRKKAIGVVLRVFDKYPDAVKVCFKRLVENLESSDPQLLSAVVGVFCELTAKDPRSYLPLAPEFYKILVDSRNNWVLIKVLKIFAKLASIEPRLAKKVADPVCEHMRKQNVGKSLLFECIRTVFSSLSDQEVPLKLAVVKIREFLMDDDPNLKYLGLHALSIVAPKHLWAVLENKEAVVKAMSDEDPNVKREALHLLMAMVNEDNVTEISRILMNYALKSDPLFCNEIIGSILVACSRDSYEIIVDFDWYLSLLSEMARVPNCQRGKEIEHQLIDIGTRVKDARLELVRVSRALLIDPALLGNQYLHPILSAAAWASGEYVEFSKAPYEIAEALLQPRTCLLPHSIRAIYIHSAFKVLVFSLGVYFSAQEPTSSSLVQESTSSGSSAVNGFTCDSISSLVSMIELGLCSLSGTIDVEVQERAKNILGFIGIIKHEIAEKATSQDSETEVHRAIAFMEDVFSEELGPVSSTAQEKVPLPEGLELNENLEGLQEICREVLEPMAESDYSSDKVSFSVAKLRIRDQEEASSSSSPPLESSSLLAEHRKRHGLYYLSSQKSDDHKDRDGNDNNTSNEYPPANEISVDSFKSKKKLSKPRPVVVKLDEGDEPKTKPDASSSNDERLSRAIQTALMGKGKGKEKERVKENHEINLDTENIEQSSRREKKKKKNGERSSKRSSRRQKDKEASVTKPVEVPDLLL, from the coding sequence ATGGCGTCTTCAAACTCCCTCATGGACAGCTTGTTCCAGCGCAGCCTCGAGGATCTGATCAAAGGCCTACGCCTCGGAGAATCCACCTTCATCTCCAAATCCCTAGAAGAAATCCGCCGCGAGATCAAGCTGACGGATCTCTCCACCAAATCCGTCGCCCTCCAGAAACTCTCCTACCTCGCCGCGCTCCACGGCGTCGACATGACCTGGGCGGCGTTCCACGCCGTGGAGGTCGTGTCCTCATCCCGATTCGCGCACAAGAGGATCGGTTACCACGCGATTGCTCAGTCGTTCAGCGATCAGACGCCGGTTCTGCTTCTGATCACGAACCAGCTCAGGAAGGATCTGAACAGCTCGAACGAGTACGAGGTGAGTCTCGCTCTGGAGTGTTTGGCTAGGATTGGGACTGATGATCTAGCTAGGGATTTGACCTCTGAGGTGTTTACGCTGTTAGGTAGTAGTAAGGCTTTGGTTAGGAAGAAAGCTATCGGTGTGGTTTTGAGAGTTTTCGATAAGTATCCTGATGCTGTTAAGGTATGTTTCAAGCGTCTCGTTGAGAATCTTGAGAGCTCTGATCCTCAGCTTCTGTCAGCTGTGGTTGGAGTGTTCTGTGAACTCACAGCAAAGGATCCAAGATCTTATCTTCCCTTAGCTCCAGAGTTTTACAAGATTCTTGTAGATTCGAGGAACAATTGGGTTTTGATCAAGGTTCTTAAGATATTTGCTAAGTTGGCTTCGATTGAGCCTAGGTTGGCTAAGAAGGTGGCTGATCCAGTCTGTGAACATATGAGGAAACAGAATGTGGGGAAGTCTTTGTTGTTTGAGTGTATTAGAACCGTGTTTAGTAGCTTGAGCGATCAGGAAGTACCTTTGAAACTTGCGGTTGTTAAGATTAGGGAGTTTCTTATGGATGATGATCCTAATCTCAAGTATCTCGGTCTTCATGCGTTGTCCATTGTTGCTCCAAAGCATTTGTGGGCTGTTTTGGAGAACAAAGAAGCTGTTGTTAAGGCTATGAGCGATGAGGATCCAAATGTTAAACGCGAGGCATTGCATCTTTTAATGGCAATGGTGAATGAAGATAACGTGACGGAGATCTCTCGGATTCTGATGAACTATGCGCTAAAGTCTGACCCTTTGTTCTGCAACGAGATTATTGGTTCCATTCTAGTGGCATGCTCGAGGGACTCGTATGAGATCATAGTTGACTTCGATTGGTACTTGTCTCTTCTCAGTGAAATGGCTAGAGTCCCAAATTGTCAAAGAGGGAAAGAAATTGAGCATCAGTTGATTGATATCGGTACGAGGGTCAAAGATGCTAGACTGGAGCTGGTTCGGGTTTCTAGAGCCCTGCTTATTGATCCTGCATTGCTTGGTAATCAGTACTTACACCCGATATTGTCCGCAGCTGCCTGGGCTTCAGGGGAATATGTCGAGTTCTCTAAGGCCCCTTATGAGATTGCAGAGGCGCTTCTGCAACCACGTACTTGTCTCTTACCACATTCCATTAGAGCAATCTACATACATTCAGCTTTCAAGGTTCTTGTCTTCAGTCTTGGGGTATACTTCTCAGCCCAAGAGCCCACTTCCTCCTCCTTGGTTCAGGAGTCTACTAGCTCGGGCTCTTCAGCGGTGAATGGTTTCACATGCGACTCCATCTCGAGTCTGGTGAGTATGATTGAGTTGGGATTGTGCTCGTTATCCGGAACCATTGACGTGGAAGTGCAGGAGAGAGCTAAGAACATTCTAGGATTCATTGGTATAATAAAGCATGAAATAGCTGAGAAAGCAACATCCCAAGACAGTGAAACAGAAGTTCATAGAGCCATAGCATTCATGGAAGATGTCTTCTCAGAAGAGCTTGGCCCTGTTTCTTCAACTGCACAAGAAAAAGTTCCTCTACCAGAAGGGTTAGAGCTGAATGAGAATCTTGAAGGTCTACAAGAGATTTGCAGAGAAGTTCTCGAACCAATGGCGGAATCAGATTACTCCTCAGACAAAGTCAGCTTCTCTGTCGCCAAACTCAGAATCAGAGATCAAGAAGAAGCCTCATCGTCTTCATCTCCTCCACTTGAATCTTCATCCTTACTCGCAGAACACAGAAAGCGCCATGGACTGTACTATCTCTCCTCTCAGAAAAGCGACGACCACAAAGATAGAGATGGCAACGATAACAACACGTCAAACGAATACCCACCAGCGAATGAGATATCTGTGGACTCGTTTAAATCCAAGAAAAAGCTATCAAAACCAAGACCTGTAGTGGTGAAACTGGACGAAGGAGATGAACCAAAGACAAAGCCAGACGCTAGTAGTAGTAACGATGAGCGTTTGTCACGTGCCATCCAAACCGCTCTTATGGGGAAAGGGAAAGGCAAGGAGAAGGAAAGAGTAAAAGAGAACCACGAGATAAATCTTGATACAGAGAACATCGAACAGAGCtcgagaagagagaagaagaaaaagaaaaatggtgAGAGAAGTAGTAAGCGTAGTTCACGACGACAAAAAGACAAAGAAGCAAGTGTAACAAAACCAGTCGAAGTCCCAGATTTGCTCTTATGA